atatccgaaataaagtatattgtcatggatcatccaacatgttgagcttgcctttcccccttatgctagccaaagtctttgcaccaagtagagatactacttgttcgtccaaatacccttaaacccagttttgccatgagtgtccaccatacctacctatggattgagtaagatccttcaagtaagttgtcattgttgcatgtaataaaaattgctctctaaatatgcatgatttattagtgtggagaaaataagctttatatgatattgtgatgtggaagcaataaaagcgatgtactacataataaaggtccatatcacaagtggcaatataaagtggcgttcttttgcattaagattttgtgcatccaaccttaaaagcacatgacaacccctgcttccctctgcgaagggcctatcttttattcttgccttatacattatacaagagtcaaggtgatcttcacctttccttttttacattttatcctttggcaagcacatcgtgttggaaagatcctaatatatatatccaattggatgtaagttagaagggactattattgttgacattacccttgaggtaaaaggttgggaggcaacgctataagcccctatctttctctgtgtccgattaaaactccataaccataagtattgcgtgagtgttagaaattgtgaaagactaaatgatagttgagtatgtggacttgctgaaaagctctgatattggctctttccgatgttatgataaattgcaattgcttcaatgactgagattatagtttgttggttctcaacgaagtttctgattcatacttgacattgtgaatagattattacttgcgcataagaaatcatatgacaatacttctatatgttgctgttataagaatgatcatgatgccctcatgtccgtattttattttatagacacctctatctctaaacatgtggacatattttcgttatcggcttccgcttgaggacaagcaaggtctaagcttgggggagttgatacgtccattttgcatcatgcttttatatcaatatttattgcattaggggctgttattacacattatgtcgcaatacttatgcctattctctcttattttacaaggtttacatgaagagggagaatgttggcagctggaattctgggctggaaaaggagcaaatattagagacctattctgcacaactccaaaagtcctgaaacttcacggaggcacgttttggaattaataaaaaatactggcgaaagaatcaaccagagggggcccacaccctggccacgagggtgggggcgcatcctacccccctgggcgcgccccctgcctcgtgggccccttggcaggcctccggtgcccatcttctgctatatgaagtctttcatcctggaaaaaatcataagcaagcttttgggaagaaacaccgccgccacaaggcggaaccttggcggaaccaatctagggctccggcggagatgttctgccggggaaacttccctctgggagggggaaatcatcaccatcgtcatcaccaacgatcctctcattgggagggggtcaatctccatcaacatcttcaccagcaccatctcctctcaaaccctagttcatctcttgtatccgatctttctctcaaagcctcagattggtacctgtaggttgctaatagtgttgattactccttgtagttgatgctagttggtttatttggtggaagatcatatgtttagatcctttatgcatattaatacccctatgattatgaacatgaatatgatttttgagtagttacgtttgttcctgaggacatgggagaagtcttgctataagtagtcatgtgaatttggtattcgttcgatattttgatgagatgtatgttgtctttcctctagtggtgttatgtgaacatcgactacatgacacttcaccattatttgggcctagaggaaggcattgggaagtaataagtagatgatgggttgctagagtgacagaagcttaaaccctagtttatgcgttgcttcgtaaggggctgatttggatccatatgtttcatgctatggttaggtttacattaatacttcttttgtagttgcagatgcttgaaataggggttaatcataagtgggatgcttgtccaaggaagggcagtacccaagcaccggtccacccacatatcaaattatcaaagtaacgaacacgaatcatatgagcgtgatgaaagctagcttgacgataattcccatgtgtcctctggagcgttttccttcatataagagtttttccaggcttgtcctttgctacaaaacggattgggccatcttgctgcacattatttacttttgttacttgttacccgttacaaattaccttatcacaaaactatctgttaccgataatttcagtgcttgtagaaaataccttactgaaaaccgcttgtcatttccttctgctcctccttgggttcgacactcttacttatcgaaaggactacgatagatcccctacacttgtgggtcatcactcctcAAACAAGATAATAGATCCTTAAACTAACTTTACTTCTCCATTTCCGAAGCAAGCTTCGCTCCCTTTCTGATCAATTCGTTTATGCAGCTCGCCCGTGCGCTCTTTCTTCTGTGTACCCGATTGGATGTATGGTGTGTTGATGCCAATCACTGGAAGTGGGATATGACACAACGCTCCTCTATACTTCCTTAAAAACCTCATAGTAGATTGTAAGATTTGAGGTGTATAACTCATCGACAATAGGGAGGCTGAATGGCGGGGCTAGAGCCAAATGCCAACGTTTATGCTTGTTGATGTTACAAGAGGAGAAAGGTCGGGAAATAAATGTGCTAATGCCATAAATGCTAAGATTTCTAATAAGTGGTCTTTGAACCTTGCTGCAATCCATAGATGCACTAGTAGTCAAACCTTTCTCAAGCAGATGGATGGGTGCATGGAAAGTTAATTTAACTCACATGGACATGGCAGAGTTATGGGGGAGTATACCAATAGTTTTATATAAAGGATCGGTGATGGATTCATAATAGTGGACATTAATTGGATACACCACACTGGCCATTAACTGCTAATCCGGACCATATAACAGTTACAAAATATTGATAGCTGAATAACTTTCCTTTCAAAAGGGTACACAAATCACAACATGAATCTTGAGTTAGTGAGAAGCCTTGGCCAAAAACAGAAAGACTTGTAGATTATATCGATCCAATATATCATAAGTACCTTATTATTATGGACAATGATGTCTCTCCATTAACATGAACTTCTCAAATCAAATGATACAATTGAACAAGCAACACAATAATGGAGATTGAAGCAAACATAGATCAAACAGTTATACATTATTATTTCCTCCATCACTTAAGCAAGATGAATTGTGCTAGACCATGTCATTCGTCTTCTTGTTGATGACATCCTGAATGATAGGACCGAGGGCCTCCATCCTTATTGGTTTGGGCACAAATAAATCAGCACCAGCACCCATGAACGCCTCCATGGCATGATTATCGGCAGAAACCCCAACAATCTTCACATCAGTTTCCCCCATAGCACGGATCTTCACAATTGCCTGTCGAGCAATATAAAAATTATATTGTCTTTTTTGTAAATAAATGGATTATATTTATATAAATACATGCCGAATACTTGACGATATAGAATTAATTACCTCTGGACCAGTTATGACGGGCATATCCTTATCGAACAAAACAATGTCAAACTTTTTCCCCTCAAGGAACAAATCAACAGCTTCCTTCCCATTCATGGCTAGAGTAACCTCACAGTGAAGTCTGAGCAGAAACGTTGAGAGGACCAACCTACAAACTTCAATGTCCTCTACAAGTAGTGCCTTGATAGAGGTGAATCCTTTGGCCTTGAGCTCCATGATCACCTAAACAAATTGCAAACACATGAATATATTTTATTCTTGATCCACACATGCCAAATTAGTACTTCAAGCATATTGTTTTTCTTGAAAATAATCAACTAACAAAATCTTAATATATTACTAAACTCATAGTTTAACTAATCGAGGACATCGCATAACACGATGAAACAAAATTGTGTATTTCAAATGAAAACAATGATAGAGAACGATCGATTGTGCTATGCATGTAAAGTTTCCCATCATCATTCCTTTTTATACGATATGTAGGACTGAAAGAATCAATCCGCCTAGATAACATCAACGTGGAAAATAAACAATGAACATGCCAACAATTATACATAAATGCATATAGATGGGTGGTAACAACAACAACGAAGATATTGATTAACAAATCAAACTAAAATGCATACTTCCACCCTATACTGGTATAGATCCACCTCTAACATTCTACGGTATGTAAAGCGTGGACACTAAAAGCACCAGAAGCCTGATGATAAGACAAGGCAGGAAAACAAATAATGGAACATGTACCTGAAGGTTAGAGCCAGATGGTACTGGAGGAGATTGGGGATCTTCCTGCTCTTCCCGCTAGATAGTCTGGTGGTTGGGTGCTGGTATGCCTGGTATGATGAGGTATTTATAGCTGGGAAAAGGTAAGTGTGGACAATGGACAACCTATCTCCACCGCCTTCACACACGCAGAAAATCTGCGCCGATCTTCGCCCAAGTATAAAGGGGAAATCAATATTAGTCGCGAATATTTGGTTATTAGTGAGTCATATCCCCACATAATATTCTCGACTGATGTTTATATGCAAGTTAATGCTTCATATCTAAGGTCACGTATTAAACTATATCTCCTCTAGTTATTAGAAGTTGTATGAGTTATAGTTCCAAATTTTGAATGTTGGCCAATATACCACTACTAGGAAATACCttacaggtactccctccgttcctaaatataagtctttggagagatttcactatgggccacatacgaagcaaaacgagtgaatgtacactctaaaatgcatctatatacatccgtatgtggtctatagtgaaatctctacaaagacttatatttaggatcggagggagtagataaTTAGCAGTAGAGCTGGGTAAGTGACCCGCGCTATTGTtaagtagtagtagcgtgggtcaaaaCACCACGCTACAGGTCTAGTAGTAGAGCGGGTGTATACACCCAACGCTGCTGCTAAGTGGGCCCCATAGAACCCCCGGGTCGAGCCATAGTGGCAGCGCTGGGTATAAGACCCGCGCTACAACTAACATGGTAGCTATAGCGCAGGGCTTATACCAAGCGCTGCCACTACTAGTACACAGGGCTAGCTGGTGGGCCCCATTTAGCAGCAGGGCTGGTGCATGATAGAGCTCTACACGTAATGGGCATAGCAATACCGcgggtcttcttccccaagctaCTGTTGTGGCAACCTTATCCCTCCTCCAACGATGACCCTCTCACTCACTCATGCTTCTTTCTCCTCCCGTTGTCGTCGCCGCCCTTCTCCTTCCTCCGTAAGCAGCCTCCCTCCTCCACCTGTCGCCCTCGTCCCTCCTCCTTAAAGTtgttctcctccctcctcctcctctctcctccctcctccggccgccatcctccctcctcctcctctatgccctccctcctccccttctcCCTCCATCCTCCTCCTTCATNNNNNNNNNNNNNNNNNNNNNNNNNNNNNNNNNNNNNNNNNNNNNNNNNNNNNNNNNNNNNNNNNNNNNNNNNNNNNNNNNNNNNNNNNNNNNNNNNNNNNNNNNNNNNNNNNNNNNNNNNNNNNNNNNNNNNNcctccctcctcctctctcctctatGTTTTCTGTAAAAAAATAGTAAAATATAGAAATTATAGTAATATAATAGAAAATTTTAGGTATCAAATAGGTTTTTTGAATATAGAAATGTTTTAGGTAAAGAAAcagtaaaatataaaaaatagtaATGGAATACAATATAAAGACTAGTAATATAATAGAAAATTTTCAGTAAAAAATTAGTAATAGAATAGAAAATTTAAGGTATCGAATAGGTTTTTTTAATGTAGAAAATTTTTAGGTGTCgaataaaatataaaaatataaaaatgttgTTGAAAATTATATTGTGAATTATTTTTATGTTATTATCACTTTTGAATCAAAGAATCTTATATGAGATATGATGATGTAAATTTTCACTCGGTGGAATACGCAGGCTTTCTTGTGTCGCGTCCCCCTCTCCCGTTCGCTCCCGCCCCGTCCACCATGAgcacctcctctcctctctgttcagttttaggtttagttcttttttaatatatatatatatatatNNNNNNNNNNNNNNNNNNNNNNNNNNNNNNNAGGTATCAAATAGGTTTTTTGAATATAGAAATGTTTTAGGTAAAGAAACAgtaaaatataaaaatagtaaTGGAATACAATATAAATACTAGTAATATAATAGAAAATTTTCAGTAAAAAATTAGTAGTAGAATAGAAAATTTAAGGTATCGAATAGGTTTTTTTAATGTAGAAATTTTTTAGGTGTCgaataaaatataaaaatataaaaatgttgTTGAAAATTATATTGTGAATTATTTTTATGTTATTATCACTTTTGAATCAAAGAATCTTATATGAGATATGATGATGTAAATTTTCACTCGGTGGAATACGCAGGCTTTCTTGTGACGCGTCCCCCTCTCCCGTTCGCTCCCGCCCCGTCCACCATGAgcacctcctctcctctctgttcagttttaggtttagttattttttaatatatatatgtAAATGGATGTATGTTCTTTAGATGGATGGATGCATTTTGTAGGGAACAAATCCGAGTGCCTATGTTttaccggaatgttgattcatttccattcccgCAAATtttaggcactcgatatgtcctgttCTTAGCAAAGGTCATGCAAAATTTTCCTTGAATTTCAgaatgacttgtgctagaaagtaggacatatcgagtgctcatTATTTGCCAGAACAGGAATTAAATGACATTTATGCAAAACCCCAAAATGTCGATACTCCCATCCATTCTTGGTGGGCTGCTACCTGTGATCCAGCCCCTCCTCAGCTTCACGAGGGCATATCATCACTCATTATCCTATTTGCTTGGTGGCTCTGGAAACATCAGAATGGTTGCATCTTTGATGGTGATCGGCCCTCTATCTCTCTTGTCTCCAAGACCATCCAAGATGAGGCGTGGCTTTGGGCCAGGGCTGGCACCGCAGGGCTAGCGAATATCATCCCTGAGACTTAGTCTTGTTTTGGGGGTTGAACAACCCCCTCTATGTATGTTCCTCTGCTTGCTTCCAGGCCTTTTGTGTACATGGGATAGTAGGCGGTCATAACGTATTGTTGTCACTCTTCTTCTATCAATGGAAAGATATGCAATATTTGTGTATTCGCAAAGAAAAAGAGATAACATGCACCATTGATGCGGGTCACTTAAAAGGGAGATCATAGTAGAGGGTAGAGATGGTAGCAGCTTGGAGAACGTAGGCCTACCCTAGCGTGCACTTGCAGCCACGTGAAATAAACAGAACCACGGAGGGCAGCGGGGCGCGAATGATAAGCCTAGCATAACACAATAAGCTATCAATACTATTAGAGGTTAACACATGCTTCGCAACACCGTTCTTCACCTGTGGGATTAACTCTTCTTTATCTAGTAGATTATTTTTTAtggttgttttgttttgattttatcTGTGTTGTGCTAGATGCTAATTATGTTATAACGGTGTTTTTTGTGCATATAGCGTGCTAGGTTGTGGTTGGAGACAATATTTGTTCTAATAGATGAGTGGAGTGTTCAATGCATGCTGTGGTGTCTTTACACGTTTCGGCCTCGGTGTCAGTTGGTGGTGGTTGTGTGAGCCCCTTCGGAGCTCCTATTATTTTTTCTGCATGAAAACTTTCAGTATatttatcttcaatcatggtagtacaacgaacaccagaaataataaacaGTTATATCCAGATccttagaccacctagcgacgattacaagcactgaagcgagccgaaggtgcgCCACCTTCATCACCGCTCCCTTGCCAGAGCTAGGCAAAACTTTTTATAGTACACAATAGGGGAGTCATCGTACTAAGGCCCCATGAGACCagcgcactagagcaacaactgccACCGATGAAAAGATGCGTAGATCGTAAGAATCTAACCtgaagacacatgaacgaagaCCGGATCCGATTAGATCCATCAAAGACAACCACCGGCCGAATTCTGCAAGACCAGCTAGAGACATGCCTCCACACGCCCTCCAatgatgctagacacaccaccaGAACGGGGTCTAGGCGGGGAGAATCCTATTCCATCTTCGGGGAGCCGCCTCTGTCTCCTCGTTCTCAGCAGGACACAAACACTAACCAAACCAATAGAAACATCTAAAAAGGAATCCCTCCCGCCGGCAAGGCCCAGGATCCACCGcgtctccatggccctagggccaccagaGACGAGGCAGACTAGCGGCGGCGCTTGCGGGACATAGAGGAACCCTAGCGTTTTTGGAGGAGGCGGCGGTAGCTATGTGTGCATTGGGAGCTCCTATCACACGTTCAAACTATGGAATTGCTGCTATACCGCTCACATAGGCCGTTCGCTAAAGCTCTGGCTCGATCAACTTGGCTCCCTTTTCCACTTTCTTATTTAGTTTTTTTCGCTCGCTCCAGTGCTAGCTCAGAAATTACCAGCTAACATATTTTTATTTGAAAACAACAAATAAATCAAATATGCTCATGGATTAAAAGATGGATCTTAATAATTGTTCTGAATTAAAAACAATGGATGTTTTTTAAAAATCTTAGTGCCTTAAAAATATGTCCatggatttcaaaaaatatttgtgaaaatttaaaGGAGGTTCCTAAACTGAAAATTTTTCACCAACTTTAATTTTATTATGAACTTTTGGAATACTCCTACATATGCTCCTCGGGGCggtgctgtaacatcccaaattttcaatttggtattctatacatagatcatcttgcatatcataattttatcgcaatttgacaaatcctcgataaatcctaagcaactcaaggaccctcggagagagttggggattttctcgaagtttcatatttgattttcatcaaataataaaacgaggatttttggttttaattattttctctccggaaaagtatttcattttaaaaataaatgagaggaggaaatatgacttctccaaaacaattgaaatattggaggaaaaatgttaaaatcatttattggattttattcggattttattcgcaattttaattgcattaaaaatatagcATGTTTTCAAGAATTTAtatttgtgtcaaaaaaatgttcaccctgttctaaatattctgactagacggggaaaattcgttttatcttttttggatttttatttatttttctatgaagttTTCGGcggaacatttttaaaaaaaaattgcgcCGCGCCCGTCCGGCTCGAGCACGggagccccgccgccttgccccctcttCCAAGCACCACCCCCCCTCCTTTAtaaaccccgccgccgccccctctctcTCANNNNNNNNNNNNNNNNNNNNNNNNNNNNNNNNNNNNNNNNNNNNNNNNNNNNNNNNNNNNNNNNNNNNNNNNNNNNNNNNNNNNNNNNNNNNNNNNNNNNNNNNNNNNNNNNNNNNNNNNNNNNNNNNNNNNNNNNNNNNNNNNNNNNNNNNNNNNNNNNNNNNNNNNNNNNNNNNNNNNNNNNNNNNNNNNNNNNNNNNNNNNNNNNNNNNNNNNNNNNNNNNNNNNNNNNNNNNNNNNNNNNNNNNNNNNNNNNNNNNNNNNNNNNNNNNNNNNNNNNNNNNNNNNNNNNNNNNNNNNNNNNNNNNNNNNNNNNNNNNNNNNNNNNNNNNNNNNNNNNNNNNNNNNNNNNNNNNNNNNNNNNNNNNNNNNNNNNNNNNNNNNNNNNNNNNNNNNNNNNNNNNNNNNNNNNNNNNNNNNNNNNNNNNNNNNNNNNNNNNNNNNNNNNNNNNNNNNNNNNNNNNNNNNNNNNNNNNNNNNNNNNNNNNNNNNNNNNNNNNNNNNNNNNNNNNNNNNNNNNNNNNNNNNNNNNNNNNNNNNTTGTTTAAAAAAAatcgttcgtttaaaaaaaaccctagatcggtttattttcttcggttttgtattttgtgaacgttcaccgacccgttcattttaacgaacgcattcgtcggattttctctgttaacgaacgtccgttctttaaccgttcgtccgtttttctttttcgtcggatttttccgcgattatctcagatctcgatttctgatcgaatcttcgtttctgtttaacttttcgctcatttatcggaatcaggcgattcaagcgcctagagtttcgtctcgaaattctctttccgtttaacctactcaaacaagtttttgctactgtaaaatttgacctagatccagattagtaaacgaagtttgtttctttcgccgtttgactttcgttgtttcgttcgagttgattctttttgcaaaccggagttcttaagttgaactttctggttggatctttcattcgagttttacctgtgcattagatgagtacttattgtttgcttgtttgtttgcgatagagtacccggagtgtgccgcttgttacttcgaatcgctaggtttcgcggatcatcagcaaggcaagtaacactttgatcataccttccatacccagtttttattgcattagatctattcctcaaacattgcatggttaggatctaattaaattgtgggcattgggaagtagttgaggtagtacctattacctgttcttttatcaaacccttgggagttacttctacgttgctattatattgccaagctatgctcgtagacgtggattgggtttgagtgatattcatgacagatgtgagatttttaataatggtttacttaaggtggcaactaaaactcacatctgggtggattgaggcacctggagaatccagtgttgtctgtttgtataaggaccgccacctaggctcaaagggatcataagattattcatgctagaaacttccgtgtgcagccacaagctattatgggctctagcatagttgagtagggtacatgatctcttgaagaggtgggctagcatatgtaggggaaagtaggtgtaactgtccacccggagtaaagagtgattgttcctgaaaggctgtgtctcggtcatccgtttctcaaacatcatgtagtgcgagaatcaagcggaggcgatcgagtcttgtggggaaaagtgcacaaacctctgcacagtgtacaaactaatcatggttagccgtgtccccggttatggacaacttgagtatctagtacctggattatcatttgaatctcatcaccatgttacgtttaattaattttgttgggttaatgatgattcttaattgggattgagatgatgtcaaccatctcaatgtttcacaaccaccatgatagttaaataaaatttattcctttgcagtagggaaaaattggctttccgcaaaaattttaaccgtagagctttccaccagccatatatgcatgtagtatagtcttattcttgttcattaatctctatgtgttacattgccagcatattccatgtgctgacccgttttcgggctgcaacgtttcatgttgcagacttttcagacgacgagtaaggtgccttaggtcgtggtcttatactcagtgatgccgctggagttgatggactcacttatcttccaagtcttccgctgttatcgtatttagatggtcttaagccatatttaacatacttattctctttggagatattcgatgtaataagtgtgtgattgctactctgttataaatcctccatttgtactgtgcgtgtcagcattactgatccagggatgacactggtgcacagcagcacagaccatttgaggtctggtcgctacaaaggtggtatcagagcacacgctgactgtaggacacgaccactaagcttaagccctagaacacttctctcttctcatttctgaccctctccactttctactcttttaggaatggcggatgcaaggagcaagttcatgcaacccgatgaagacacgccttttggtcgacacttgaaggaagtcaccaagtacttgaacataggaataccaagcatcaccggaacctacaacgccacattacccgaagagg
This region of Triticum aestivum cultivar Chinese Spring chromosome 2D, IWGSC CS RefSeq v2.1, whole genome shotgun sequence genomic DNA includes:
- the LOC123048505 gene encoding two-component response regulator ORR42-like; translation: MELKAKGFTSIKALLVEDIEVCRLVLSTFLLRLHCEVTLAMNGKEAVDLFLEGKKFDIVLFDKDMPVITGPEAIVKIRAMGETDVKIVGVSADNHAMEAFMGAGADLFVPKPIRMEALGPIIQDVINKKTNDMV